One region of Mesobacillus boroniphilus genomic DNA includes:
- a CDS encoding MFS transporter: MSRQSEDAAVLESQPEWLQAYVESPEKQKALYKRTLLIVVLSQIFGGAGLAAGITVGALLAKDMLGTDIVAGLPIALFTLGSAGAALVVGRLSQRYGRRAGLASGFLTGGIGAIGVIIAAVTDNIFLLFAALLIYGAGSATNLQARYAGTDLASAKQRATAVSIAMVSTTFGAVAGPNLVEAMGEFALSIGVPALSGPFILAAAAYIVAGLVLLIFLRPDPFVVARAIAVAERNAKVSSPDYVEEELVTDKRGIGVAALIMVLTQMVMVAIMTMTPVHMGSHGHDLSAVGMVIGFHIGAMYLPSLLTGVLVDKIGRATMAVASGVTLLASGVMAAVGPGESMLWITLALILLGLGWNFGLISGTALLVDATNPNNRAKMQGTVDVMVALSGASGGMLSGMVVANSSFAFLSMAGGVLSLVLIPFVIWSNKK, from the coding sequence ATGTCACGTCAATCTGAAGATGCAGCTGTGCTGGAAAGCCAACCCGAGTGGCTGCAAGCTTATGTAGAATCACCTGAAAAGCAAAAAGCGTTATATAAAAGGACTTTATTAATAGTTGTATTATCCCAGATTTTTGGAGGAGCTGGACTTGCTGCTGGGATTACTGTGGGGGCACTCTTGGCTAAAGACATGCTTGGCACGGATATTGTTGCTGGTCTGCCCATAGCCCTGTTCACCTTGGGATCTGCTGGGGCGGCTCTCGTTGTCGGACGCCTTTCACAACGCTATGGCAGGCGTGCAGGCCTTGCTTCGGGATTTTTAACAGGCGGAATTGGCGCCATTGGGGTAATCATCGCTGCGGTAACGGATAATATCTTTCTGCTCTTTGCGGCGCTTTTGATATACGGTGCTGGAAGCGCGACAAATTTACAGGCACGGTATGCTGGCACGGATTTAGCCAGTGCGAAACAACGGGCAACGGCTGTTAGTATTGCCATGGTTTCAACGACATTTGGTGCAGTAGCTGGTCCTAACCTTGTTGAAGCAATGGGTGAATTTGCTCTGTCAATAGGGGTTCCAGCTTTATCTGGCCCATTCATTCTCGCGGCCGCAGCTTATATCGTTGCTGGATTAGTGTTATTGATTTTCCTCCGTCCAGATCCATTTGTCGTCGCCAGAGCCATTGCAGTGGCAGAACGGAATGCTAAAGTCAGTTCCCCTGATTATGTAGAGGAAGAACTCGTTACGGATAAGCGAGGTATCGGAGTTGCAGCCCTTATTATGGTCCTCACTCAAATGGTGATGGTTGCGATCATGACGATGACTCCGGTGCATATGGGCAGTCATGGACATGACTTAAGCGCAGTAGGCATGGTAATTGGATTCCATATCGGCGCCATGTATCTCCCGTCTTTGTTGACGGGTGTGCTTGTTGATAAAATCGGGCGTGCGACGATGGCGGTCGCTTCTGGGGTTACACTGCTGGCTTCCGGAGTTATGGCTGCTGTTGGGCCGGGTGAATCAATGCTTTGGATCACTCTTGCACTTATTCTACTTGGTCTCGGCTGGAACTTTGGCCTGATCAGTGGAACAGCCCTGCTTGTAGATGCAACAAATCCGAATAACCGAGCAAAAATGCAGGGTACAGTTGATGTTATGGTTGCTTTATCGGGAGCCTCTGGCGGTATGCTTTCCGGCATGGTTGTTGCTAATTCAAGCTTTGCCTTCCTTTCGATGGCTGGAGGAGTACTATCCTTAGTGTTAATACCATTTGTGATATGGTCAAATAAAAAGTAA